The following proteins are co-located in the Streptomyces sp. NBC_01198 genome:
- a CDS encoding GGDEF domain-containing protein — MEEGTADLRLRAVVELAQALATAQTPQDAARAGAHRARLAMGGSFAAVSAWERETGRLRVLVNDGDLAPGEEPEPADESYSVRDFPEIAEFLHGSWARGGEPHAWVETSEGTGASPGGSSWGRAAALRRRGRGSCVVAPLVLHGRAWGEVYVARGHGEPQFARPDADFATVLAAVIASGIAQTERLAEVQQLAFTDPLTGLGNRRAVDQRLDEALERHRADGTAVSLVVCDLNGLKKVNDQLGHEVGDRLLERFGSLLSLCGAMLPGSLAARLGGDEFCILAVGSSADEVVRAAGELCLRAARFDVGEGVACGVASTGDPIGPVRSARRLFRLADAAQYRAKALRSPRPIVAGREGPEDPVLRLADSPPPVPQSERRHLRGRAPG, encoded by the coding sequence ATGGAGGAAGGGACGGCCGACCTGCGGCTGCGCGCCGTCGTCGAGCTGGCGCAGGCACTCGCGACCGCGCAGACCCCGCAGGACGCGGCCAGGGCCGGCGCGCACCGGGCGCGGCTGGCGATGGGCGGCTCCTTCGCGGCGGTCTCCGCGTGGGAGCGGGAGACCGGGCGGCTCCGGGTGCTGGTCAACGACGGCGACCTCGCGCCCGGCGAGGAACCGGAGCCGGCGGACGAGTCGTACTCGGTGCGCGACTTCCCGGAGATCGCCGAATTCCTGCACGGCAGCTGGGCGCGCGGCGGCGAGCCGCACGCCTGGGTCGAGACGTCCGAGGGCACCGGGGCCTCGCCGGGTGGCAGCAGCTGGGGCCGGGCGGCGGCGCTGCGGCGGCGGGGCCGCGGCAGCTGCGTGGTCGCGCCGCTGGTGCTGCACGGGCGGGCCTGGGGCGAGGTGTACGTCGCCCGCGGCCACGGCGAGCCGCAGTTCGCCCGGCCCGACGCGGACTTCGCGACCGTGCTCGCCGCGGTCATCGCGTCCGGCATCGCCCAGACCGAGCGGCTCGCCGAGGTCCAGCAGCTGGCCTTCACCGACCCGCTCACCGGCCTCGGCAACCGCCGGGCTGTCGACCAGCGCCTCGACGAAGCGCTGGAGCGGCATCGGGCGGACGGTACGGCCGTCAGCCTGGTGGTCTGCGACCTCAACGGCCTGAAGAAGGTCAACGACCAGCTCGGCCACGAGGTCGGCGACCGCCTGCTCGAACGCTTCGGGTCGCTGCTGTCCCTGTGCGGTGCCATGCTGCCCGGCAGCCTCGCCGCGCGGCTGGGCGGTGACGAGTTCTGCATCCTCGCGGTGGGCAGCAGCGCGGACGAGGTGGTCCGGGCGGCCGGTGAACTGTGCCTGCGGGCGGCGAGGTTCGACGTCGGCGAAGGGGTCGCCTGCGGCGTCGCGTCCACCGGCGACCCGATCGGGCCGGTGCGGTCGGCGCGGCGGCTCTTCCGGCTCGCCGACGCCGCGCAGTACCGGGCGAAGGCGCTGCGTTCGCCCCGGCCGATCGTCGCCGGCCGCGAGGGCCCGGAGGACCCGGTCCTCCGCCTGGCCGACTCCCCCCCACCGGTGCCGCAGTCGGAACGCCGCCACCTGCGGGGGCGCGCGCCCGGGTGA
- a CDS encoding enoyl-CoA hydratase/isomerase family protein, translating into MAEARYGEWVRVERHGGGRVAELVLDRPKAMNAVSTAMAEAIAAACAALAADRTVSVTVVSSSSEKAFCVGADLKERNSLTDAELGRQRPYARAAYTGVLDLPMPAVAAVHGYALGGGFELALACDLIVADRTAVVGLPEVSVGVIPGGGGTQLLPRRVGAARAAELIYTARRVAADEAAALGLVDQLAPEGESARTAALALAGRVAGNSPVGLRAAKRALRLGHGLDLRAGLDVEDAAWRTVAFSGDRAEGVAAFNDKRTPDWPGE; encoded by the coding sequence ATGGCTGAGGCGCGGTACGGCGAGTGGGTGCGGGTCGAACGGCACGGCGGGGGGAGGGTGGCCGAGCTGGTGCTCGACCGGCCCAAGGCCATGAACGCCGTCTCCACGGCCATGGCCGAGGCCATCGCGGCGGCCTGCGCGGCGCTCGCGGCGGACCGCACGGTGAGCGTCACCGTCGTCAGCTCATCCAGCGAGAAGGCCTTCTGCGTCGGCGCCGACCTCAAGGAGCGCAACTCCCTGACGGACGCCGAACTCGGCCGGCAGCGGCCGTACGCCCGCGCCGCGTACACCGGTGTGCTCGACCTGCCGATGCCGGCCGTCGCCGCGGTGCACGGTTACGCCCTCGGCGGCGGCTTCGAGCTGGCGCTCGCCTGCGACCTGATCGTCGCCGACCGTACGGCCGTGGTCGGCCTGCCCGAGGTGTCCGTCGGCGTCATCCCCGGCGGCGGCGGCACCCAGCTGCTGCCCCGCAGGGTCGGCGCCGCCCGCGCGGCCGAGCTGATCTACACCGCGCGCCGGGTCGCCGCCGACGAGGCGGCCGCGCTCGGCCTGGTCGATCAGCTCGCCCCGGAGGGCGAGAGCGCCCGCACCGCAGCGCTCGCCCTGGCCGGGCGCGTCGCCGGGAACAGCCCCGTCGGCCTGCGCGCCGCCAAGCGCGCCCTGCGGCTGGGCCACGGCCTGGACCTGCGGGCCGGGCTCGACGTCGAGGACGCGGCATGGCGCACGGTCGCCTTCTCCGGCGACCGGGCAGAAGGCGTGGCCGCCTTCAACGACAAGCGGACTCCGGACTGGCCGGGGGAGTAG